A window of the Bacillus sp. A301a_S52 genome harbors these coding sequences:
- a CDS encoding sigma factor G inhibitor Gin, giving the protein MKDCLICKNEKQQGIHILGAFICHECEREMVCADVTDDCYSVYVERLKGLETEMFIREKKKQVIK; this is encoded by the coding sequence GTGAAGGATTGTCTGATATGTAAAAATGAAAAACAACAGGGCATACACATTTTGGGAGCGTTTATTTGCCATGAGTGTGAAAGAGAGATGGTATGTGCAGATGTCACAGATGATTGTTATAGTGTATATGTAGAACGATTAAAAGGGCTGGAAACGGAGATGTTTATACGTGAAAAAAAGAAGCAGGTCATTAAATAA
- a CDS encoding aminotransferase class I/II-fold pyridoxal phosphate-dependent enzyme yields MKQSDKPLFNKLIKHATKIPHSFHVPGHKNGDVFGKEKSLFSSILTIDQTEITGLDDLHNAEGVIAEAERLTAELYGVHSTHFLVGGSTVGNLAMSLTFLKRNDKVIVQRNSHQSVFHGIELAGAHPIFIEPEREPLSQLALGVSIETLQKAIKCYPEAKAVFITQPSYEGYTQSLVDHVKAAHGANMVICVDEAHGAHLLTANQNSWPESAVAAGADVVIQSAHKTLPAMTMASWLHINSTSITAEHLSYYLRLLQSSSPSYPLMASLDLARAYVATISSADWKEKALKMNEFKRAFKTGHEWFCADQATNQFIQDPLKVVLITPLQGLPYLWKRRMEEKNVYPELVSPHHLLLTLPLTWDSNKTEKWVPFFQQIFQQSLVEKGNFKRWRPLQYAAKKKPVSAQRLTFEEMTTATQDVSPWQKSEGAIAAETITPYPPGIPLIIKGEQITYNHLEQLADLIEMKAAFQTGKHWIEEGIKIFSI; encoded by the coding sequence ATGAAGCAAAGTGATAAGCCATTATTTAATAAATTAATTAAACATGCTACTAAAATACCTCATTCTTTTCATGTGCCTGGTCATAAAAATGGTGATGTATTTGGGAAAGAAAAGTCACTATTTAGCTCAATACTTACAATCGATCAAACTGAAATTACCGGTTTGGACGATTTACATAATGCTGAAGGAGTTATTGCAGAAGCAGAGAGACTGACTGCTGAACTTTACGGGGTTCACTCAACGCACTTTCTAGTGGGGGGGTCAACAGTAGGTAATTTAGCAATGAGCCTTACTTTTCTTAAGCGAAACGATAAGGTGATCGTACAGCGGAATAGTCATCAGTCGGTTTTCCATGGAATAGAATTGGCAGGGGCCCACCCCATTTTTATTGAACCGGAAAGAGAACCACTATCTCAGTTAGCGTTAGGTGTATCTATTGAGACATTGCAAAAAGCGATAAAATGCTATCCGGAGGCAAAAGCTGTCTTTATTACTCAGCCATCTTATGAAGGGTATACACAATCGCTAGTCGATCATGTTAAAGCGGCTCATGGAGCAAATATGGTTATCTGTGTAGATGAAGCACACGGGGCTCACCTCTTGACAGCAAATCAAAACAGTTGGCCTGAAAGTGCTGTGGCTGCAGGGGCAGACGTCGTCATCCAATCAGCGCATAAGACGTTACCAGCTATGACAATGGCCTCTTGGCTGCACATCAATAGCACATCCATAACAGCAGAGCATCTGTCTTATTACTTGCGCTTATTACAGTCGAGCAGCCCGTCATATCCATTGATGGCGTCACTTGATCTTGCTAGAGCATACGTTGCTACCATCAGTAGTGCTGATTGGAAAGAGAAAGCTCTTAAAATGAATGAATTTAAAAGAGCGTTTAAAACGGGTCACGAGTGGTTTTGTGCGGATCAAGCGACCAATCAATTTATACAAGACCCTTTAAAAGTGGTTTTAATTACCCCTTTACAAGGGCTACCTTATTTATGGAAGCGGAGAATGGAAGAAAAGAATGTCTATCCCGAACTTGTTTCACCACATCATCTTCTTTTAACATTACCGCTTACGTGGGATAGCAACAAGACAGAGAAGTGGGTGCCATTTTTTCAACAGATATTTCAACAGTCGTTAGTGGAAAAGGGGAATTTTAAACGTTGGAGGCCTTTGCAATATGCTGCAAAGAAAAAACCTGTCTCAGCTCAACGACTGACATTTGAAGAGATGACTACAGCAACTCAAGATGTTAGCCCGTGGCAGAAAAGTGAGGGAGCCATAGCAGCAGAAACAATCACACCTTATCCTCCAGGAATTCCCCTCATTATAAAGGGGGAACAAATCACATATAATCATTTGGAACAGCTAGCAGACTTAATTGAAATGAAAGCAGCTTTCCAAACAGGAAAGCATTGGATAGAAGAAGGAATTAAGATATTTTCAATATAG
- a CDS encoding dTMP kinase, with protein MSGLFITFEGGEGAGKSTVLSRINERLVKEGYNVLATREPGGSLIAEKIRQVILDPVHTEMDSRTEALLYAAARRQHLVETVLPHLKKGGLVLCDRFVDSSLVYQGVARGIGVDDVRNINLFATEGKLPDLTLFFDVVPEIGLARITNHDGREFNRLDRESLKFHEQVRGAYHQLHKQEPERIRMVDASHPLERVMVETWEEIKQFIEG; from the coding sequence GTGTCAGGGTTATTTATTACGTTTGAGGGTGGTGAAGGGGCAGGGAAATCAACTGTTCTTTCTCGTATAAATGAACGACTTGTAAAGGAAGGGTATAACGTGCTGGCAACACGTGAGCCTGGTGGAAGTCTCATTGCGGAAAAAATAAGGCAAGTGATTTTAGATCCAGTTCACACTGAAATGGACAGTCGGACGGAAGCATTGCTATATGCGGCTGCAAGAAGACAACACCTTGTCGAGACGGTCCTGCCTCATTTAAAGAAGGGGGGACTAGTCCTTTGTGACCGTTTCGTGGATAGTAGCCTTGTTTACCAAGGTGTTGCTAGAGGGATAGGGGTAGATGATGTTAGAAATATTAATTTATTTGCAACGGAAGGTAAATTACCGGACTTGACATTATTTTTTGATGTTGTTCCTGAAATAGGTCTAGCCAGAATTACAAACCACGATGGTCGAGAATTTAATCGTCTTGATCGTGAATCTCTGAAATTTCATGAACAAGTCAGGGGGGCCTATCATCAGCTTCATAAGCAAGAGCCGGAAAGAATTCGCATGGTTGATGCCTCGCATCCATTAGAAAGGGTGATGGTGGAGACTTGGGAAGAAATTAAGCAGTTTATTGAGGGCTAA
- a CDS encoding cyclic-di-AMP receptor, whose protein sequence is MKLIMAVIQDKDSNRLSEALVGHDFQATKLASTGGFLKAGNTTFMIGVQDKDVEMVLSIIKENCQAREQLVAPISPMGGNADSYVPYPVEVQVGGATVFILPVEQFEKF, encoded by the coding sequence ATGAAACTTATTATGGCGGTTATTCAAGATAAAGATAGTAATAGACTGTCAGAGGCACTGGTGGGACATGATTTTCAAGCGACAAAGTTAGCCAGTACTGGAGGTTTCCTTAAAGCTGGAAACACCACCTTTATGATTGGGGTTCAAGATAAAGACGTAGAAATGGTACTTAGTATTATTAAGGAAAATTGCCAGGCAAGGGAACAGCTTGTAGCTCCTATCTCCCCAATGGGTGGAAATGCTGATTCTTACGTGCCTTATCCAGTAGAAGTTCAAGTTGGGGGAGCCACTGTCTTTATTTTACCGGTAGAACAGTTCGAAAAATTCTAA